ATCGTTTTAAACACATTGGCTATGATGTAACAAAGAATGAGCTTGATTATCTGTATCAGGAATTCTTAAAGATAGCAGACCTTAAGAAAGAAATAGACAATGATGATCTTGCCCTGATCATGGAAGTCTGCAGTAGAAAAATAGTATAGGTTTGATTTAATTCAAGATAAAGTAAAAAATGAACGACGATAAAAAGACACTTTTTGATAAGGTTTGGGATGCTCATGTAGTGGACACGGTGCCTGACGGACCACAAATTATTTATATAGATAAACACCTGATTCATGAAGTAACAAGCCCACAAGCCTTTGCAGAACTTGAATCCAGAGACTTGAAAATATTCCGACCGGAGCAGATTGTAGCAACAGCTGATCATAATGTGCCAACACTTCATCAGGAGCAGCCCATTCGGGATGAATTATCAAGAAACCAGGTTCAGCAACTCACAGAAAATTGTGAGAAAAATAATATTGAATTATTTGGGCTAGGTCACCAATATCAAGGAATTGTGCACATTATTGCGCCTGAACTTGGTATTACACAACCGGGTATGAGTATAGTTTGCGGCGATAGCCATACTTCTACACATGGAGCATTTGGAGCCATTGCATTTGGAATTGGAACCAGCCAGGTTGCTCAGGTTTTTGCCAGCCAATGTCTATTGCTCAACAAGCCAAAATCTATGAGAATTACAGTGAATGGTAAGCTCAATGAAAATGTTCAGCCTAAGGACGTTATTCTTTATATCATTTCAAAAATAGGAACAGATGGCGGAACGGGATACTTCTGTGAATACGCAGGAAGTGTATTCGAGGAGATGTCTATGGAAGGAAGGATGACTGTCTGTAACATGAGTATTGAAATGGGAGCCAGAGGGGGAATGATTGCCCCTGATGAAACTACTTTTGAATATGTGCAAGGACGAAAGTTTGCTCCAAAAGGAGAAGATTGGGATGAAAAAGTAGCCTATTGGAACACATTGAAGACTGACAAGGGAGCTATTTTTGATAAGGAACTGTCTTTCGATGCTTCAGAAATTTACCCAATGATTACCTATGGAACAAATCCTGGAATGGGAATTTCAATACATGAGGTTATTCCTTCACCACAAAGCGAATCTGAAGCAAAAGCCTTACAGTATATGGGGTTGCAGGCAGGGCAGGCTCTTTCCAGTATCAAAGTAAATTATGTATTCATAGGAAGCTGTACCAATGCAAGAATAGAAGACTTCCGTTCTGCTGCTCAATATATTAAAGGAAAAAGTAAGTCAGAAGCTGTAAAAGCATTGATTGTTCCCGGCTCTCAGCAGGTTGTAAAGCAAATTTATGAAGAAGGATTAGACAAAATCTTTAATGAAGCCGGATTCCAAATCCGTCAGCCTGGTTGTTCTGCTTGTCTGGCTATGAATGATGATAAAATTCCTGAAGGAGAATATTGTGTGTCTACTTCTAACAGAAACTTTGAAGGAAGACAGGGGCAGGGAGCAAGAACCATTTTGGCAAGTCCGCTTACAGCAGCAAAGGCAGCAATAGAAGGTAGAATTTCAGCCTTTGAAAACTTAAACTAGATAGAGAAGTACATGCAAAAATTAGTTATTATAAAATCCCGTGCAGTTCCATTGCCGGCAGAAAATATAGATACAGACCAGATTATTCCGGCAAGATTCCTGAAAAGTATAGACAGAAAGGGTTTCGGAGAAAATTTGTTCAGAGATTGGAGATTTAATATTCATACAGGAGAACCGAATGCTGACTTTGTGTTAAATAACCCTAAGTTCAGTGGGCAAATTCTGGTGGCAGGAAACAATTTTGGTTGTGGAAGCAGTCGCGAACACGCTGCATGGTCATTAACGGACTATGGCTTTAGAGTCATTATTTCCAGTTATTTCGCAGATATCTTTAAAGGGAATGCATTGAATAATGGACTTCTTCCCGTAAAGGTTTCCGAAGAGTTTTTAAAAGAAATTTTGGAAGGAATCAATGAAAATCCCGACAATGAAATTGCCATTGATGTAGAATTACAGTCAGTTAGCTTTAAAGACACCACTGAAACCTTTGAACTTGATTCATACAAAAAAATATGCCTTCTGAACGGCTATGACGATATTGATTTTTTAATCAGCAAAAAACAGGCGATCACAGAGTTTGAACTAAAAACACAGAAAACAAATGAGCAACAATTATTTTAAAATCGCGGTTCTTTCAGGAGATGGAATTGGGCCGGAAATCATCAGTGAAAGTATCAAAATTCTGGATGTCATTGCGGAAGCTTTTCAATATAAGTTTCACTTCGACTATGGGTTGATTGGTGCAGAAGCTATCTTTAAGACAGGTAATCCTTTGCCTGAAGAGACATTGAAGATTTGTAAGGAATCTGATGCTGTGCTTTTCGGAGCAATAGGAGATCCGGTATTTGATAATAATCCTGATGCTAAAGTAAGACCTGAACAGGGATTATTGAAACTTCGTAAGGAATTGGGACTATTTGCCAATATCCGTCCATTAAAAACTTATGCATCACTGATTGAAAAAAGTCCGCTTAAGAGAGAAATTATTGAGGGAGCCGATATTCAGATTTTCAGGGAGTTGGTAAGTGGAATTTATTTTGGTGAAAAGTTTACTGATCCTGATGGCGGATATGCCTATGATGTTTGCAAATACAGCCGTGAAGATATTATTCCTATTGCTCATATGGCATTTCAGGAAGCCCAGAAAAGAAATAAAAAGCTTACCCTTATTGATAAAGCTAATGTTCTTGATACATCAAGATTATGGAGAAAAATCTGTCAGGAAATTGCTTCAGAATATCCGGATGTACAGCTTGATTATATGTTTGTAGATAATGCCGCCATGCAGCTGATTCTTAATCCAAAGCAGTTTGATGTTATTTTAACAGAGAATATGTTTGGGGATATTATTTCTGATGAAGCTAGTGTAATCGGAGGTTCTATCGGATTACTACCATCTGCATCCGTTGGTGAGAATAATGCATTATTTGAACCTATTCACGGATCTTATCCACAAGCTAAGGGAAAGGGTATTGCCAATCCTATTGCTTCTATTTTGAGCGTGGCCATGATGCTGGATCATCTTGGATTACAGGCTGCAGCCAATAAATTGAGACAATCTGTAGAACATGCCATTGAAAATAAATATGTTACCATTGATCTTAACACGAAACAGTATTATTCTACCAGTGAAGTAGGTAGTTTTATTGCAGATCATATCAGATATTCTGAGAAGTCTTATTATAATTTTGAAAATGTAAAAATTGGAAAATCTACCATTGTATAGTTTATAGTTCACTTAAATTAGATAGTTAGTAGAAAGGTTCTGCCTCATAATGAGACAGAACCTTTCGATTTTATTCCGCAATTGTTTATAACAATCTTATAACCATTCAGAAAGTAAAATTATTGAAATCTTAATGATTCATTTTACTTTTTTGTATTATCCGTTTTTCCTGACGTATTCTTGGAAGATTTCTGGATATCTTCTTTGTTAATATCAGGTGGATTAACCTTTTTCGAGGAAGCAGGAATATTCTGGAAATCCTGATTCTGATTTTTAGTTTCTGCTGTATTAGCAGATTCTTTCTTTTTGCTATTTTCTTTTGAGACCATAACTTCAAATTTTAAATTTCAAAAATATTGATAGTATAGTCCAAAGTCTTTGCCAAAATGAAATAGCTTTCAGTTTTACCCTCCGCGTGTTCCTGATTTTTGAGTGGAAGATTTTGGAAGTTCTTCTTTATCAGAAGCTGGTTTCTTTAGAGAATCATTGTCAGTATCCTGATTTTGTTGAGTTTCTAAAGATTTGTATTTACTGTTTCCTTTTGGGTTCATGGTATTTATATTTAGTCTTAGAGGCCTAATATACCAACTTTTCCGGTTTTATCTTCTATTGTATAATTAAGAGCTTTGGCTAAAACGAAAATGTTATTAAGATTTTCCATTAGCTGTTTGCGGCCCTCGTTTCTCAATTGATTTTGGTCAATAGATTTAATGGCAGTTTCCTTAGCTTTGGCGGTCACATTTTTAATGTCTTTTTCAGAAATTCTATTAAAAAAAGAGTCATCCAAAGACTGAATTTCAACGCTTGGTGTAATTCTTATATCTGCATCAGGAAGTTCAGTAATAACCAGCTTTTTATTGATGGAATCTACTTCAATCTTCATTTTATTAAGATCATAGGAAACCTGTGCATTGGTCTTTGTGTAAGTAATGATACTATTGCTTGACACTTCCTTGCCAAATACTTCATATCCCATTTTAGTCTTCTGCATGGTGGAATTATTTTGTTCCATCACCACCATCTTATTCATCTTGGAGATCTGGTTGGTCAGGATATAATAATCTGACTTCTCCGTTTTTTCACCAAGATTCAGGCAGGATTTAAGACCAAAGAACAGAAGTAACATAACTCCTGCACCTGCAACAAACGATATGATTGTTTTATTATTTCTCAAAATCTATTTAAAAATTTCTTTAATTACAGAAGAGTCATTCTTTTTCAGAATTTCAGCTAGATCTCTTTCAATATAACCACTGGTTGGCATTTCTACAATTCTTCCTATTTCTTTTCCATATCTTTTAAGGATAATGGTTGGAACTTTTTGTATATTATAAAGAGTTTCGTCTCCTGCCGGAGATTCTTTTTTGCGATTAACAGCAATAATGGTCAGCTTATTTTCAGGATAGCCTATTTCTTCCAATATCTTCATCAGTCTTGGAAAATCTCTATGACTATCCTCACACCATGTTCCAATGAAAGTAATGATGTCATAGGTACCCAGTTTTTCCTTTTTTAATTGGCTGATGGCTTTTTGATCTAGGGCATATTCATCATGCTCCTTTACATACCAGTCTGCATAAGGAGCTTTTAAGAATTGTTCTTTTAGTTGATTTCCCAAAAGCATTTTTCCGTCTTTCTGAGTTTCAACCTCACGATTAACCACTACTTTCTGAGCACTGAGCTGTTGAGTAGCTAAAAATAAACTTGATGTGGCAACAATATTTGTAATAAATTTTTTCATATTTTATTTCTCAATAATTGATTTTAAATCAGCAGGAGAGTAGTATTTGTTTTTCAATACCTTATGATCTGCCTTTCTGTATACATTGAATTTTTCGCCAGACTTTTCATAAAAAGATTCTACTTCCTTTTCTTTATAAAATTCAACAGTTTCATTGGCCTGCTCTTCATTATCACATGCTTTCGACATATTAGAACGCTGAACTTCGTTGAATAGCTCTACAAATTTATTGCCAAGTCCAAATTCCAGCACTGCACCACTCAAAACATACTGTAAATCACATAATGCATCTGCAATTTCTACGATATTGTTATCTGCAATGGCTTGTTTCAGTTCATTTAATTCTTCCTGTAGAAGTTCTACTCTAAGATTACATCTTTCTGGGGAAGGGATTTGTGGGGTGTCTAGAATAGGGGCTTTGAAAGTAGTATGGAATTCGGCTACTTGGTTCAAACTATCAATTTTATCCATGAAATTTTTTATTTATGACAAAGATAGAAAACGATTTGTTAATGGTAAAATGTACAGCGTAAAATATGTCTATTAGAGTGAAAGAATAAGATATTATAAAAACACAAAAGCCACAACTTTGAAATTGTGGCTTTTGAATTAAAATTTATGATTGGTATTCAATTATTCTGCTTCTTCATATTCCCAGATTCCGGAAATGTTTAAGACCTCTAATCCCGGCTGCCATTCACCATAGCTAAATACACAAATATATGTTGATGAGCAAGATGAACAATTGGTTCCGAAATATAAGGTGGGTAAATCATTTACGGTAAGTTCTCCAAAATGCTGCATTCTTTGTGAGGTTTCCGTAGTCATGCCATACTTCAATAGTTCGGCTTTGGACAATACTTTATCATCAGCATAGATTTGAAAAATGGGAAATCCTGATTGATATGGAGAAATTTCAATGGTATTTTCCTTGTTGCAGCTACAGCAGGTGAAAGTAGTTTTTGCTGCGGGAATGGTTTCATTATTTATGAATTTATTCTTTGCAATAGTAGTCTTTTTACCAATGTTTATTTTTTTTGATATTGAATACATCTGAGTTTAATTTATTACTGAATAACGGTTCCTACCAGGTTATTGTATTTTCCGCTTGGACTTTTTTTGATGGTGATCTTTACATATCCTTCTTCTGCCAGTTTATTCCATGTTTTCTGAAATCCTGTTGTGATATCAATCGGAATTTTCCACATGGTTTGCTTGCCATTTCCTGTCTGATTAAACCAAGGGATAATATCGGCAGTTTGAGACTTGAAAGGTAATGCATTATTTAAAACATCAATTTCATAATAGAAATCATATTTATTTTCTTCCTGATTTAATGCTCTTTCTGTGAAAGTATATACATATCCATTGATGATGGGGCTGGTAAAGCTTCCTCCTAAGGTAGGATTTCCGCTTCCGCTGTAATTAATGGCTCCACTGTATCTGTCATATTTTTGTCCGGCCAGAATAGGAACTTCATCAACGATATTGAAACCTCCGTTTGCTGGTGGCCAGCCGCCATTAAGGTTATTAGCTTTAAAGAGGGCTTCCAGTTCTTTCCACTTTCCTAGTTTGTATAAGTCGTAGGCCTGATTTCTGATAGTTTGATTGACTGTGCCGTTTGTATCATAGGTTGCAGCAAGCTCATCAGCATTTTTATAAAATACAATCTTAACAGGGTTGGGGGTATTCTCAATTTCGTCTTCTCTATCCGAGCTACAGGCAATAGAAAAAGATGCAATGGTAAAGAAAAAAATGTACTTAAATAAATGTTTCATATATAAAAATTAAAATTATGTAGAAAATTTAGTCAGGTATTATCGGGGAAAAGCAGTAAATATTTACATTGAAAAAAGAATTTTCAATCATTGACTGTGTTTTTCATAGGGCAAAAATATTTTCGTTATGTTTTGATGCAACATGCGTTTATTCACGAAAAATAAATAAAGAAAAAGTACCATAATGGCCAAGAAAATAGGCAAAGAGTCTTCCCTTAAATACAAGCTGGGTAAACGGTACAATGACAAGTATAATATAAAGTGTAAATTTAATTAAAAAACTCAAATAATAGTGATATTATTTTATAATAACTTAATTTTAAAAATTAACTACATGAATAATTGTTTTTAAATGACTTTTTTTTATTCTAAATTAATAATACAGTTAACATAAAAAAGACTGCCCATAATGAGCAGTCTTTTTTTATTTAGATTTAGAAGTTATTTATTTTTTAATAAATCTTTTCGCAAATTTCCCAACTTGAATCACATAGGTTCCTTTTACCAATCTGCTTACATTGAGAGTTCCGCTCTGAAGGGTACCCTCCATTGCTAGTTTTCCTGACATGTCATAGATTTTATACTCTTCATTTTTTGTATTTGAAAGGGTAAGGATGTCTTTCACAGGATTAGGATAAAGTTTGATTTCGGTAGATCCTGCCAGTGTTGTTTCTGAGGTTGACAATCCATTTGCTGCAACGACAATATTGGCATTATTTACATCAAAGAAGATATGATTACTTCCTTTTACCATAATTCTTCCTGTATTAGTTGTAGCATTAGGAATTGTTATCGCTTCCGAGCCATCATTTGGAGTTCCGGCTAATAGGGTAGTCCATGAATCTCCGTTGTCAGTTGACCAAAGAATATCCACATTAGCGGCATTGATATTGTTGGCGGTAGTTCCGGCAACATTCCATGTTACGGTCTGTGAACTGCCTCCCGAATAAGAAGAAGCTGTGTTCTGTGAAGTTATTGTGAAGGGGCCAGCGGCGGCATTCACGGTAATTTTAGTGTCATCTGAGCTGTTTCCTGCACCTCCTAATTTATTATCTCTTACTGTAAATCTGAAATTAAGATCTCTTGCTACAGAAGATAGGGCTTCTACGTTAATTTCCATTCCGGCTGTAGTGGTTGCTCCTGTCAGAACAGAGGCCATTCTTGGGAAATATCTTACCGGAGAAGCTGTAGGTACCCATGATCTGAATGTAGGGCCGGCAGTTTTTGTAGCAGTAGCAGCAGAATTACTTCCTGTTTGGGAAGAGGTTCCTTTATCCATCTGCTCCCAGATATAAGTAAGGGAATCTCCGTCTGCGTCAGTTCCGGTACCTGTTAATACAAAAGGTGTACTTTTAGGAATCGTATAATCTAACCCTGCATTGGCTGTAGGAATATTATTGGCTGTAGGCGTATTTACAGAACAGGTTTTTGCTTTAATATTATTGGTAATCTGTTGAATACTGATTGCATGAAAAAACGGATCTGAATTTTTTTGAACATCATAACTCGTAATTCCTGCATATCCCATAATGGTAGATCCTGAACCTGGTTCTACAGACTGTAAGCTTGATTGAGAGGTATAAGACCATGTGTGGTTTCCTCCAAATTGATGCCCCATTTCATGAGCTACATAATCAATGTCAAAGGTGTCTCCAGATGGGATACCGTTGGAAGGAGATGTATATCCGCTACCTTTATAATCGTTAGGATAAGTTATCCCTTGGTATACATAAGTAGACATATCATTGGTGCAGATACAGCCTATGCATCCTGCATTACCACCACCACCATCTTTACCAAATAAATGACCTATATCGAAATTTTCATTGCCAATGGTAGAACTTAGCGCATTCATAAGCTCAAAATTCCACTTATCCATTTGTGAAGAAACGGAAAATGGATCTGTAGAAGCATTGGTATAAATGATTGCATCATTGTTAGGAATAAGTACCATTCTTGCTGCAAAATCATTTTCAAATATGGCATTTACTCTTGTCATGGTATTATTCATCGCAGCTAGGGCCTGTGCCTTTGTTCCTCCGAAATAAGTTGTGTATTCTCCTGTACATGAAAGTGCCAGTCTGAATGTTCTCAATATAGCATCATTGGCATTTTTAGCCGTAGCTGTATTGGAGGCTCCTTTTTCAGCTGTTTCCAGTACTTTACATTCAAGTTTATTTAAATCATCTTTTCTGTCAGACTTTTTATATACTACATAAGTAGAAAGGTCCTTGGTATAAGGTTCAATAAAAACAGCAGATTTATCCCCATATATCTCCATGGAAGATAACCCCAGAGGAGATACGCTAAAATAAACCGTTGAAGATTGATCCTCTATTCCTTGGCCTATATAAGATTTAATATCCGGATACTTTGCTGCCAATTCAGGATCAAAATTAGAGTTTTCAGTTACCCTGAAGTTTTCCATTTTTCCTACTGAATTAGGAAAGGAAATAATGATACCAGATTTTTCAGTTAACCTTTTAGGTGTTCTTGCTAATAAACTTTTCAAACTATTGATATCCAGGTGGAAAAGTCTAGGTCCATCAATATTTGACATGTTTTCAAAAATTGATGAAGAGTTTTTTTGAGATCCCTTACTCCATAGACGATCTGTCTGTGCAAAAGAAATACCTGACAGGACAAGCATTCCCATCATTAATAGTTGTTTTTTCATATAGCCACTAATTTTCTTTGTATTTACCAAATCTAGTAAAAATATTATAAAAAAAAATAATTTTCTTTAGAACGATTTTAAATAATGATTGGAGGAAATATTCAACTTACTGAGTATAAATAAATAAAAAGACTGCCCTTATACAGGGCAGCCTTCACATCGTTTAAAATTTTAATAGACTATTAATTCTTAATGAATCTCTGAGCCTTTTCTCCGATCTGGATCATATAAGCTCCTTTAATCAGTCCGCTTACATTTACAGAACCTCTTTGAAGTTTTCCTGAGTCAATTAGTTTTCCACCCATATCTAAGATCTTATAATCTTCTGATGTCGTATTTGAGATATTTAATATGTCTTTTGCAGGGTTAGGATATAACTTAATACCTGTGATCAAATCTTTGGTATTGCTAAGCTCACCTCTTCCAGAAGAAACAATGTTAAGAGTATAATCCTCTACTTGTCCATACGTGTAAGCTTCACATGAAGAAGTAGGGATAGAGCTATATTTCATCATTACTCTCATTCTTGTAGAACCTACAGTAGCAGTTGCCGGAATCGTAATAGATCCTGTAACCGGAGTTGTTGTAGATCCTGCTTTTGACCAAGCTAATTCTCCACTGTCTGTAAAGTCTCCGTCTCCATTGTAATCAATGTAAACTGCATATGCTTCACTATATTTTGTAGAAGTCCAAACTGGAGTGACAGAAATTGTATAAGCACTTCCTCTTGTAACGTTTGTAGAAATAGAGGTGAAGTTTTCGTAACCTGCTGTTCCTGTTGAAGTATTGTTAATGGTTCCGAATTTCACATTTCCAATTCTTTCATCTGCTGTATTAGACGCAGAAGCTGAGCAATAAGTAACTGTTCCTCCTCCTGCAAGAGTAGTAACACTTACTGTATTACTTGAAGAAGAAGCATTACCTGCTGCGTCTTTTGCTTTTACGGAGAAGCTATACGTTGTGGAAGGTGTCAATCCTGTTGCTGTGTAGCTTGTAGAAGCTGTAGAACCGATTAATGATATTCCTTGATATACATCATAGCCTGTAACTCCAACATTATCTGTAGCTCCTGACCAAGAAAGGTTAGTACTTGTGGAAGTTGTACCTGAAGCGGCAAGGGTAGGAGCTGTAGGTGCAATCGTATCAGGAGTTCCTGAACCTGCATTTACAGAAATATTAGCATTATTTACATCAAAGAAAATGTGGTTAGATCCTTTTACCATAATTCTTCCCGTAGTCGTTGTAGCATTAGGAATAGTTACCGCTTGTGAACCATCATTTGGAGTTGCTGATAATAGGGTAGTCCATGTATTTCCGCTGTCCGTTGACCAAAGAATATCTACATTAGCTGTATTTACTCCGTTTGCAGTAGTTCCTGCTACATCCCAAGTTATGTTTTGAGAGCTTCCTCCGGCATATGTTGTTGCTGAGTTTTGTGAAGTTACTGTAAACGGCCCGGCTGTTCCATTAACTGAGATAACTGCATCGTCTGAATTATTTCCAGAACCTCCGGATTTGTTGTCACGAACAGTAAATCTGAAATTTAATGTTCTGGCTACTGAAGAAAGAGCTTCAACTGTAATTTCGGAACCTGCTGTTGTTGTTGCCCCTGCTAAAATAGAAGCCATTCTTGGGAAATATCTTGTAGGCACAGTAAGTGGTGTCCAGGATCTGAAATTAGGCCCCGAAGCTTTTGTTACACTGGCTGCAGAACTTGCTCCTGTTTGAGATGAAGAAGCATTATCCATCTGTTCCCAGATATAGGTTAAAGAATCTCCGTCAGCATCAGTTCCGGTTCCTGTTAACACAAATGGTGTTCCTTTCGGAATAGTATAGTCTAATCCTGCATTAGCAGTAGGAATTGCATTTCCTGTGCTTGTATTTACAGAACAGGTTTTCGCTTTAATATTATTGGTAATTTGCTGAATACTTACTGCATGAAAAAATGCATCAGAATGAGGCTGAACATCCTGGCCTGTGATTCCTGCATATCCCATAATTGTTGATCCTGATCCCGGTTCCATATTAACACCTGTTCCTTCATTTCCGTGGGAGAATGTATGGTTTCCGCCGAATTGATGTCCCATTTCGTGGGCAACATAGTCAATATCAAAGTTATCACCTGATGGAATGGCATCTGCAGGTGAAGTGTAGCCACTACCTTTTGACCCATTTGTACAAATACAACCAATACAACCGGCATTTCCACCACCTCCGGAAGCTCCAAATAAGTGTCCGATATCATAATTAGCCTCACCAATTACAGAAGTAAGAGTACTTTGTAGTTGAGAATTCCAGCTACTCATGCCAGATGAAGCGGAATAGGGATCCGTAGAAGCATTGGTATAAATAACAGCGTCATTGTTAGCAATCAAAACCATTCTTGCTGCAAAATCCTTTTCAAAAACACCATTCACGCGAGTCATGGTGTTGTTCATTGCTGCTAAAGCCTGAGCTTTTGTACCTCCGAAATACGTAGTGTATTCTCCTGTACATGACAACGCCAGTCTGAATGTTCTTAATTTAGCATCATCAGCATTCGGTCTTGCTGCAATATTTGCATTGGTTACTCCTTTTTTAGCAACATCTATTACTGTACATTCAAACTTGCTGAGATCATCTTTCTTGTCAGATTTTTTGTAAACAACATAGGTAGAAAGATCCTTGGAATAAGGCTCAATAAATACGGCAGATTTATCTCCATATATCTCCATAGAAGATAATCCAAGAGAAGAAATGCTGAAATACACTGTAGAGTTTGGATCTTCAAGACCCTCTCCCACATAGGATTTAATATCCGGATACTTTGCCGCCAGTTCCGGAGTGAAATTGGAATTCTCTTTCACTTTGAAGCTTTCCATTCTGCCATCAGAATTTGGAAAAGAAATGATAAGTTCTGATTTTTCGCCAACTGCCAGTCTTTTGGGAGCTTTTGCTAAAGCATTCTTTAATCCGTTAATATCCAGGTTGTATACCTTTGGATTTTGGATACTGGATTTGTTCTCAAAGATCTCCGAAGATGTTTTTTTAGAGTTCGGAGACCATAGACGGTCAGTCTGTGCATAGGAA
This genomic interval from Chryseobacterium joostei contains the following:
- the leuC gene encoding 3-isopropylmalate dehydratase large subunit, whose amino-acid sequence is MNDDKKTLFDKVWDAHVVDTVPDGPQIIYIDKHLIHEVTSPQAFAELESRDLKIFRPEQIVATADHNVPTLHQEQPIRDELSRNQVQQLTENCEKNNIELFGLGHQYQGIVHIIAPELGITQPGMSIVCGDSHTSTHGAFGAIAFGIGTSQVAQVFASQCLLLNKPKSMRITVNGKLNENVQPKDVILYIISKIGTDGGTGYFCEYAGSVFEEMSMEGRMTVCNMSIEMGARGGMIAPDETTFEYVQGRKFAPKGEDWDEKVAYWNTLKTDKGAIFDKELSFDASEIYPMITYGTNPGMGISIHEVIPSPQSESEAKALQYMGLQAGQALSSIKVNYVFIGSCTNARIEDFRSAAQYIKGKSKSEAVKALIVPGSQQVVKQIYEEGLDKIFNEAGFQIRQPGCSACLAMNDDKIPEGEYCVSTSNRNFEGRQGQGARTILASPLTAAKAAIEGRISAFENLN
- a CDS encoding TlpA family protein disulfide reductase codes for the protein MKKFITNIVATSSLFLATQQLSAQKVVVNREVETQKDGKMLLGNQLKEQFLKAPYADWYVKEHDEYALDQKAISQLKKEKLGTYDIITFIGTWCEDSHRDFPRLMKILEEIGYPENKLTIIAVNRKKESPAGDETLYNIQKVPTIILKRYGKEIGRIVEMPTSGYIERDLAEILKKNDSSVIKEIFK
- a CDS encoding glycohydrolase toxin TNT-related protein is translated as MKHLFKYIFFFTIASFSIACSSDREDEIENTPNPVKIVFYKNADELAATYDTNGTVNQTIRNQAYDLYKLGKWKELEALFKANNLNGGWPPANGGFNIVDEVPILAGQKYDRYSGAINYSGSGNPTLGGSFTSPIINGYVYTFTERALNQEENKYDFYYEIDVLNNALPFKSQTADIIPWFNQTGNGKQTMWKIPIDITTGFQKTWNKLAEEGYVKITIKKSPSGKYNNLVGTVIQ
- a CDS encoding DUF4230 domain-containing protein yields the protein MRNNKTIISFVAGAGVMLLLFFGLKSCLNLGEKTEKSDYYILTNQISKMNKMVVMEQNNSTMQKTKMGYEVFGKEVSSNSIITYTKTNAQVSYDLNKMKIEVDSINKKLVITELPDADIRITPSVEIQSLDDSFFNRISEKDIKNVTAKAKETAIKSIDQNQLRNEGRKQLMENLNNIFVLAKALNYTIEDKTGKVGILGL
- a CDS encoding pyrophosphohydrolase domain-containing protein gives rise to the protein MDKIDSLNQVAEFHTTFKAPILDTPQIPSPERCNLRVELLQEELNELKQAIADNNIVEIADALCDLQYVLSGAVLEFGLGNKFVELFNEVQRSNMSKACDNEEQANETVEFYKEKEVESFYEKSGEKFNVYRKADHKVLKNKYYSPADLKSIIEK
- the leuB gene encoding 3-isopropylmalate dehydrogenase, translated to MSNNYFKIAVLSGDGIGPEIISESIKILDVIAEAFQYKFHFDYGLIGAEAIFKTGNPLPEETLKICKESDAVLFGAIGDPVFDNNPDAKVRPEQGLLKLRKELGLFANIRPLKTYASLIEKSPLKREIIEGADIQIFRELVSGIYFGEKFTDPDGGYAYDVCKYSREDIIPIAHMAFQEAQKRNKKLTLIDKANVLDTSRLWRKICQEIASEYPDVQLDYMFVDNAAMQLILNPKQFDVILTENMFGDIISDEASVIGGSIGLLPSASVGENNALFEPIHGSYPQAKGKGIANPIASILSVAMMLDHLGLQAAANKLRQSVEHAIENKYVTIDLNTKQYYSTSEVGSFIADHIRYSEKSYYNFENVKIGKSTIV
- the leuD gene encoding 3-isopropylmalate dehydratase small subunit; amino-acid sequence: MQKLVIIKSRAVPLPAENIDTDQIIPARFLKSIDRKGFGENLFRDWRFNIHTGEPNADFVLNNPKFSGQILVAGNNFGCGSSREHAAWSLTDYGFRVIISSYFADIFKGNALNNGLLPVKVSEEFLKEILEGINENPDNEIAIDVELQSVSFKDTTETFELDSYKKICLLNGYDDIDFLISKKQAITEFELKTQKTNEQQLF
- a CDS encoding zinc-dependent metalloprotease; amino-acid sequence: MKKQLLMMGMLVLSGISFAQTDRLWSKGSQKNSSSIFENMSNIDGPRLFHLDINSLKSLLARTPKRLTEKSGIIISFPNSVGKMENFRVTENSNFDPELAAKYPDIKSYIGQGIEDQSSTVYFSVSPLGLSSMEIYGDKSAVFIEPYTKDLSTYVVYKKSDRKDDLNKLECKVLETAEKGASNTATAKNANDAILRTFRLALSCTGEYTTYFGGTKAQALAAMNNTMTRVNAIFENDFAARMVLIPNNDAIIYTNASTDPFSVSSQMDKWNFELMNALSSTIGNENFDIGHLFGKDGGGGNAGCIGCICTNDMSTYVYQGITYPNDYKGSGYTSPSNGIPSGDTFDIDYVAHEMGHQFGGNHTWSYTSQSSLQSVEPGSGSTIMGYAGITSYDVQKNSDPFFHAISIQQITNNIKAKTCSVNTPTANNIPTANAGLDYTIPKSTPFVLTGTGTDADGDSLTYIWEQMDKGTSSQTGSNSAATATKTAGPTFRSWVPTASPVRYFPRMASVLTGATTTAGMEINVEALSSVARDLNFRFTVRDNKLGGAGNSSDDTKITVNAAAGPFTITSQNTASSYSGGSSQTVTWNVAGTTANNINAANVDILWSTDNGDSWTTLLAGTPNDGSEAITIPNATTNTGRIMVKGSNHIFFDVNNANIVVAANGLSTSETTLAGSTEIKLYPNPVKDILTLSNTKNEEYKIYDMSGKLAMEGTLQSGTLNVSRLVKGTYVIQVGKFAKRFIKK